CCGACCCCGATTCTTTTTATCATATTGCGCACGCTAAAATTTACCGCACCGAAGGAATAACTTTTAAAGAATTTCCTTGGACACAGTTTTCGACCATCAAACAATATTCTGCCGACCTTTGGTATGGTTTTCATATTTTATTGATTCCTTTCTCTTACTTTTCCGGAACACTTGGCATTAAACTTGCTGGGGTTTTGTTAACATTTTTTGTTTTACACTCTCTGTTTTTTGTTTTAAAAAAACTGAATGTTGTTTATTCTGGGCTTTGGACATTTCTGGCTTTTGTTTCGGCACCTAACATATTAAACCGCCTGCTTATGATGCGGCCGCATCTTTTATCTTTAGCTTTAATCATCTTGATTTTTTATTATCTGACACACCACAAAAATCAAGTAACACATACACTGAGCATACGATCGTATGCTCAGTGTATGATAATTTTTACCCTTTCATTTTTAGTCTCATGGATACATTTAAGCTTAGTTTGGATTCCCGTGATGGTTTTTGGAATAGTATTTTTAATTAAACTAATTATCGAGAAAACTTGGTTCTGGCGCGAAGGCTTGGTTTTATTAGCCGGTAGCATAACAGGCTGGTTGGCTAGGCCAAACCCTATTGGAGCCATAAAACTTGCCTACATTCAAGTGATAGAGCTTATGCTTCAAAAACAACAAGAAGTTACACTTCTTTTTGGGCGAGAAATCTTTCCTTTAGCACTCCAGACTCTTTTCCAAAACTTCTCTGCATTTGTGATTCTATGGTTTTTTGCCATAGTGGTTTTAATCTTGCTGATCAAAAAACATACCAACATACTTGAGAATGTTGGTATGTTATCTTCGGGCATAATATCTATAATATTTTTTATCTTAACTTTAACCACCGCTCGCCGTTCGCACGATATCTGGATTCCTTTTGGCATAATTTTTATTGCGTTAGTGTTAAGCGAAGCACTTAAACTAAATAAAAAAAATAGTTTATATTACATAACTATTTTTATAACAGGCTTAGTCACAATATTTTTAACAATTTATACTCCCTATAAAAATAGTACTAGCTTAAAAGAAAACGCTATAAAACCAACTAAATTCAAAGAAGCGGCACTATGGCTAAAAGAAAATTCCCAACCAAAAGATATTGTTTTTAATGTACGCTGGAGCGATTTTCCCATGCTTTTTTATTGGAACAATAAAAATTATTATATTGGGGGTATGGATCCTATATTCCAATATTCTTTTGATAAAAATCTCTATTGGAAATTTCACTATATTTCGGTAGACGAAGTCACTAAATATACTTGTGCCACCCCTGCTTGCACCAAAGAGATGCTTGTAGATACCTATACAGTTTTAAAAAACGATTTTAAGGCCAAGTATGTATTTTTAGAAAAACAAAGAAACCCGCTTTTTTATTATTATCTAGAATCAACTCCAAAACACTACGCCAAGAAAATAGATACCTTAGCCGAAGCGGTTTATGAAATAAAATAAAAAGTCGAAGTGTTTTTGTTTACTTCGACTTTTGTTAAGATCGACCAATTAAGCAGTTTTTATAAACTTCTCATACACCATTTTGGCGGCATTAACATCTTGAACAGCAAGGCCAGTAAAATAAGCTACTTTAACTCCATCGCCGAGTTCTAATCTGCCCAATGAAGCATCACCTATATTGGCTACGCGATTATCTATTCTTGCAAAGTTTATATCTTGATAATAACCCTCGGTCAAAGCCTGTTTAAACTCACCACTTTTTTTACATTGTTCTTCGTTATCTGGAATAACAATTGCCCGTATCATTATTTCTTTATCAAGCTGAGTCGTGCGAGAATCGCCACCCATAACTGATATAAAAACCCCTGCTGGCAAATCTTTAAAAAACAATATCGGCTCCGGTGTAGGCACAGCGCTCAAAATCGCTTGAGTATCGACTAGAGCAGAAGCGATTGAATCATGTAGTATAATATTATCGAACACCGAGTGTTTGATAATTTCTTGCTTAAATTTTTCTCTATTTTCAGCGTTGCGACTATGAACATTTATAGTAGTTACCCCTAATTCAGCAAGGCACAAAGCAACGGCTTTGGAAATTTTTCCCGTACCTAATATGGCAACAGATTTAACTTGTGGAGCAAAATATTTTAAACCAAGCGCGCCAGCCGCGCCAGTTCGCATATTGGTTATATATTCAGCATCCATCTCAATCGCGTTTGACGCGACTTCATTATTTTCAGGCTGGATTTTTATAACCGCGCTCCTTTGACCTAACTTGCCTTGAGATTCGGATGGCAACTCTTCTATAAATTTATATCCTGTATAGCCCGGTATACTCGCTGGCATTTTTAGAGTAAACCGACCCAGTGCATCTACATTTTGCTCGCGGGGCGGCATAGTGGCTAGGCCTTGCCCATACAATCTAAAAACTTCATCGCAATTAGCCAAAAAATCTGCCGCAGAAAAATTACTTTCTATAAAATCTGTTGGGATTTTCATTTTCCTCCTTTGGCTATTTTAAGCAATTTTTTAGATAAATAAAAGAACTACAGAATTACTGATTAACTGGCGGGGGAAGTCTTTTTTTAAAAACAATATATTTCATACCCAAAAAATTCCAAGTTAAAACTAAAAATACCGAACTTAAGGCGGCAATATTATCCCAAAGTTTTGCCGAAATGCCTTCGGGCGCGCCTATCACGTCTACCATATAAGAAGCCCAGCCGACATTTAACAAAGCGCTACCAGAAACTACCACAAGAAACAAAAAGAAATTGCCTTGCTTTTGAAATGTCCAGTTTTTATTCCAAATAAAGCTATTTACCACGGCACAAGTAAAAGATATTGCCTTAAAAATAGCAAAATAAAGCCCATGCGTAATGTTTGTTATGTAAATTAAAAAATTCAAAACCCCTAAATCTAAAAATGTGTTAGATAAACCCACTACAAAGAATTTTCCAAACTGATACACAAAAGGCCTCCAGATTTGAGATATTTTATAAGTTGCATATAGCCCCAGCACCGACAGGGGCGATATAATAACCGGCAACAAATATTTATTTATTGGTAATTTAAAATCTAAATTCTTAATAACTACCAACAACATTATAGAAACAAAAAAACCTAGAAACAGCGCCTTTAAAGCGTCTTTTTTTGTAAAAATCATATACTTTTCGCTAATATACGAATTAACACGAATATGGCTAATAAGAATTTACATCAAATCTAAAACCATTCACTATATTAGCGCTGATTAGCTATATTCGCGAGAACTCTAAAGATTAAACTTTGGTTCGTTGGGTTGAAGCTGGGGTTGAGCCTGTTCTAAAGATGGCCCCAACCTAGCTCGCGCCAATATTTCCTGTTCTACCACCTCCCTTTCTTTACCATAAGTCATACGCGACAAATTCTTAACAACTTTTATAGTTTCAGCATTGCCCTGAACCGGCGGATAAGTTTTTAAATTAAACGGCCTCGATGTTTGCCCTTTAAACATAAGTTTAACATAGGCATTATGATTATCTAAATTTATTAAATCGCGCTCATTAAAAAGTGGAGCCAACTGCGGTTTTAAAAATTCTGCATCTTCCACACCAATCCTAAACATAATCATGGTGCCGACGTTGCCAAAAACCGCAGCCTTAATTTTATCGGTCAGCTGGGCAATATACTGATGCGCCATTACCATGCTTAAGCGATATTTTCTGGCTTCGGAAAGAATAGTGGCTATAGAATCGGTAGTAAAATTTTGGAATTCATCTAAGTATAAATAAAAATCCACTCTTTCCGATTCGCTAATATACGCGCGTCTCATAGCATTTAACTGCAACTTGCCCACAATCATTAAACCTAAAAGATTAGCATTAACGTCGCCGACTTTGCCTTTAGAAAGATTGGCCAAAAGTATTTTTTTCTCGTTCATTATTTGGGCAAAATTTATGCCAGATTTTGTTTGGCCAATAATATTTCGCATCATGCCATTTTCTATAAACCGGCCCACTTTGGAAACCAAATAACCCAACATTTCCGATTTATGAAAATCGCTGGTTTGAGCCATTTCTTTTTCCCAGAAAGATTTAACTATGGGATCGGTGACTTTGGCTACTTTATTTTTTTGAAATTCTTTATCGGTAAAAATTCTTGGAATTTCCACCAAAGTGCCGGGGTCAGCCTCGTCGGCCATCAGCGTAAGCATGGCATTTCGCATATTATGTTCAAACATCGGCCCCATAGTTTCGGGCGGAAATAACTTGTAAAAGATCGACATCATTTCCTGAACCACAAAATCTCTTTCTTCGGTGCTGGCCGCTTCCAGCATATTTATGCCAATCGGGCGTTCTATATCGGAAGGATCAAACAAAATTACATCTTTCCATCTGTGTTGTGGAATATGCGATAAAGTATATTCAACTAAATCACCGTGCGGATCCAACACCGCAATACCATTACCCATTTCTACATCTTGGCGGATCATTTCTTGCAACAAAGTAGATTTACCGGTTCCGGTTTGACCAATAATATAAGAGTGTCTTCTACGATCGTCTGGAGCAATCCTGACAATAGTTTGCTCTGAACGAAATTCATTCCAGCCCAAATACGGCCCATCATTCATGCCCCAAGGCGCAGGCGCCGAACGGGCTTTCAACCATTTAATTTTTGGCACTCTAATACCTTGATGAGGCAGGTGATAGATGCTGGCCAGTTCTTCGGAACTTAAAATTATTTTTTTATTTTCATCAAAAAGCCTAAAGCTAAATTCAAAAATAATATTTTTCTTTTTTTCTCTGCTTTCTGAAAAATCATTTAAATTAGGAAAATTAAACTGATTAAAAGAAGTTTCAAAATCTTTTAATATGAGTTCGGCCCGTTCTTCGGTTGGGGCCGAAGCTACTAAACGAATATTAACCTCAAAATTAGGCTTAGCGGCATGGTTTTCTATGCCTTTTATAATTTCTTGATCTTGGGGAGTTAAAACAGGATTAGCCTTTTCTGCTTTTACCTTAAACGGAGCCAGCCACGATTTTTTAACCAAATGAAAGGCTTTATCGAAAGAATAGCCCTCCTGCATTTTTTTAGTAATTTTAAAAGCTGTTTTATTAAACTTTTTAGGAGATGGCCGCATTAAAATCTGCATGACCGCGCCTTCGTTATCTATTAGTTTTGAAAAATGCGTAGCAATTTCATTTAAAGGATCAACTTCTAAATCTTGATATGTTTTTATAGGTAAAAAAGAACTGCGACGCGTTCTTAAATAAGAAGCGGCTACCCCGCCACCCTGCTCTGGTATAAAAATATTATAGTCGGGCGCGGGTTCAACCACAGCTTCCGAAGAAACAGAATGCACCGCCCTTACCAACATATCTTTATATCTAGCAGGCACAGAAACATAAAACCTAATTTCATTTTTTATATAGGCAATTTCCCAAACCAAATAGGGCTGGCCAAATTCAAAAATTCTCCATGAGCCTTTTTCCATCATAGAAGCAAACACAGAATAGAGCTGTTCCATAGGCTGAGTTCTTTCTTTGTCTGTTTTAGGTTTTTGCCCAGGCTCTAAATATTCATCTTGGGGAATCAAAATTAAAAAAAGCTCCATATTAAGCCCGCGAGCTACCCGCCCGCGATTCTTAATGGAGCCAACAACCAGATAAAAAACAATAAGCCCGGCTAAAAATAAGCCGAACAATAAACCAACGCTAGGGAAAAAACCCAATAAAATCTCAGACATTAGTTTTCGCTAATATACAAATCTACGCGAATATACTAATAAGGCATATAAATTCTGATCTGATTCGCCATATTAGTATTAATTAGCTATATTGGCGAGAGTTATAGTTTTTCTATTTTGCCCAATTCTTCTAGCTTCATTCTAAAATCTGGATCGTCTTTCAATTCATCGTGAAATTTATCTTCCAACCAAGGATCATTCATATTCTTAACCATACGAATAGCCTTTTCCAAACTAGTTTTTTGAGCTACTTCTTTTAAATGCACCAATTTTTCTTCTTGGGGTAAATGCGCTACATCTAAAACTTCTTGCTGTATTTCTTCATCCAATAAAACTTCCTCTTGCACTTCTGCGGCATCAGTATTTTGATCGTCTGCCACCTGAGGTTGAGCAGTTGGAAGTTCTCCAGATTCCTGTGCTGAAATTTCTGGCGCAACCTGTGCCTCAATATTTTCTTGGGGCAACAAAACCTCGGGCGCGACTTCTGTTTCTGAAGCTTCTGGGTTTAATATGTTTTCTTTAGAAATTTCGTCCATAAGATGATATTATTATAGCATATATCTAAACCTTTAAATGAAGAAAATAACCTTTTTGACTTTGTTAGGTATTTTAGCTGTTTCTGTTTTTTTTAGATTTTATCAAATCAAAGAAACTCCATCGGGTTTATACCCCGACGAAGCAGTTAATGGTGTAAATGCCTTAGAGGCTTTAGCCTATAAAGATTGGAAAATTTTTTATCCCGAAAACTATGGCCGAGAAGGCTTATTTATAAACCTTCAATCCATAAGCGTTAACCATTTTGGTGCTTACCCTTGGGCTTTAAGAATAGTTTCGGGAATATTTGGCGTTCTTACCGTTTTAGGCTTGTTTTTACTAACTCGAGTTTTATGGGGCGATCGCATAGCTTTGCTTTCTAGCTATATGATGGCGATAAGTTTTTGGGCGGTTAATTTTTCGCGCATAGGTTTTCGGGCAATTATGCTACCGTTTGTTTTAGTCTGGGCTTTTTATTTCTTTTGGTCTGGAATTTTAAAACAAAATCGATATTTAATTATTGTTTCAGGCTTAATTTACGGTTTAGGCTTTCATACATATATTTCTTGGCGATTATCTCCCCTTCTTATACTTTTAGTTTTTTTAATGCTTCTTGTTAAAAAGGATTACAACAAAAAGTTTATTTTAAAATCTGTTTTATGGTTTTCTATAGCAGGCTTTATAGTGATGTCTCCCCTCGCTTTATACTACTTTAATAATATTCCCGACTTTTTTGGCCGGGCCGGTGATGTTTCTATTTTTAAAACTGCCTCACCCGCAAAGGCTTTCGCTGAATCTGCAGTAAAAACATTGGGTATGTTTAATATTTACGGCGACGCTAACTGGCGACACAATCTTTCCACTAGGCCTGAACTTTTTTGGCCTTTTGGCCTAGGTTTTATTATTGGCCTTGCTTCTGTATTAAGACGTTTTACCTCGGATAGAAATTTCTTTTTAATTTCTTGGTTTTTTGTAATGTTATTGCCCAATTTTCTTGCACCCGAAGGTGCGCCCCACGCCTTGCGTGCTTTAGGCGCCATGCCGGCTGTATTTATTATGTCGGCTATAGGCTTAAATAATTTTTATAATTGGGCTCAAAATAAATTAGATCACAATTCAAAAAACATAAAGCGCATTAAAAAAGAATTTACTTACTTATGTTTACTAAGTTTGATTTTATGTGGCGTTTGGGAATTTAGAACTTACTTTGTTGTTTGGGCCAACAAAATGCAGGTTATAACTAGTTTCGAAACTCGCTTAACCCATATTGCCAATTACTTAAATGGTCTAGACTCTAAAACTCAAAAATATGTAGTAGTTAACGAAACTGGCTCTATAATAAAAGGCGTTTCTATACAGGCTCAACCTATAATGTTTTTGGCGCACAAACAAAATATAAAATACCTAAACACAACCGAAATTGATTCTATCCCCTTAAATTTAACCGATGCGACTATCGTTTTAACAAAATACGACCCAGAATTATTCCAAAAAATAATGGCCAAATATCCCAAGGCGCACGAAGCTAACTTGATAACATTTAAAGCGATACGAATACAATGAAAAATTTAAAATATAATATTCTTGCTGGGTTAATAATTACTTCGGCTTTAATATTAGCCGTTTTTTCGGTCAAAAACGATTCTGTAACCACCGATGAATCGCCTCATGTTTCGGCTGGCTATTCCTACCTAACGCAAAAAGATATGCGCTTAAACCCAGAACATCCGCCTTTGATGAAAGATTTGGCGGCAATTCCCCTATTATTTAAAAAAATTAACTTTGATGCAGGGCATTATTCTTGGCAGAATGATATCAACGGCCAATGGACTTTTGGCACGCACTTTCTTTATGAAAGCGGAAACAACCCCGACAAGATAATTTTTAATGCCAGGCTCGCTGTAATGCTTATCTTTGTTTTGTTAGGCATTGTGGTTTATATATGGGCAAAAGAAAGATACGGCGGTAAAACCGGATTGTTTGCATTATTTTTAACTGTATTTTCGCCCAACATTATGGCGCATGGCCGTTATGTAACCACCGATGTCGCCGCCTCATTCGCTTTTGTTTTAGGTACTTACTTTTTTGTTAAGTTTATAAACAATCAAACAAAAAAGAATTTATTGTTTGCTGGCTTAGCGTTTGGCGTGGCTCAACTTTTAAAATTTTCTTTAATAATTTTGGTGCCATTATTTATTTTTACGGGACTCGTTTATTGGATAGTTTCAAAAAAGATTTCTTTCTCGCGACTTATCTTGTCCCTAGTGGCTATTTTTACTATTGGCTATTTGCTAGTCTGGCCAGTTTACCAATTTCACGTCTGGAAATATCCCGTCGAAAGGCAAAAAGCCGATACAACATTTACTTTGCGTTCTTACCCAGTTAAACCTTTGGCTAATGCTGTTATTTGGATGACGGATAAACCATTACTGCGCCCCTACGCTCAATATTCGCTTGGGCTTTTGATGGTTTTTCAAAGAACCGGCGGTGGCAACACAACTTATTATATGGGCGATGTGGCCTCTGTTGCTTGGAAAAGTTATTTCCCCATAATCTATCTGCTTAAAGAACCCATTCCCATTTTAGCTTTAATAGCCCTCGCTGTTATTTCTGTTTTGCCGCGAAATAAGTGGCGTTGGTCATCAATTAAATTTTGGATTAGTAACAATTTTACCGAATTTGTCTGGCTAACTTTTATAGTTATCTATTGGGGTTTAAGCATAAAAGGAAACTTAAATATTGGAGTCAGACATGTTTTGCCAACTTTTCCATTTATATATATGCTTACAGCTGGGCAAATTTCTAGCTGGGTTAAAACTGGTTTAAAACCAATAAAAGTTTTAGTTGTTTGTATTTTTGCCATATGGCTTGGTATGGAAACACTAAGCACTTACCCCTATTACCTTTCGTACTATAACGAATTCGCTAGTGGCCCAGATAACGGTTATAAATATGCGGTAGATTCCAACCTAGATTGGGGGCAAGATTTAAAACGTTTAACAAATTTTGTTAATGAAAATAATATAGAAAAAATAAAACTAGATTATTTTGGCGGTGGCAACCCAGAATATTATTTAGGCAATAAATATGAACGTTTAGATGCTAACGATACTTCGCAACGCCACGGCTGGCTAGCAGTTTCGGCTACTCTATTACAAAACGGCCGAGCCACCGCCACCAAAGGCTTCCAAGGTGATACAACGTTCTATAAATGGTTAAACGATTACGAACCCGTAACTAAAATTGGGTATTCTATATTTGTTTTTAAAATTGATTAAAAAAGACTTATATTTCTCTTTCTATCGAAGTTCCACTTCGATAGGTTTTAATGTCTTAGATAACTTTGACTTTTACCACAATATTTGCCATACTAATTATAGCGTTTGGAGGGTTCGCCCTCTCACAGCTTTCAAGCTGTAGCCAGACGCTAACAAAGAACCCGCCTTTTGGCGGATTTTTTGTTTTAAATTTATAGCCGATCTTTTACCATACGAATCAAATCATACTCATTGTGATATATACCGTGACGAGAGAAAACAAGGATTTTGTATGATTCTCCCTTAATTAATTGAAAAATAACTCTATATCCTTTTGATTTGCCAATATTTTCTCGCAAAGGAATAACTCTTCCTTTATATATTTTTAACCCACCAAACCCAGGAAACAGATCAATCCCGGGTGTTTCTTTAATACCCTTTAGGCAAAAAAGACGTTCCCATGCTTCTAACGATTCTTGTGGAGTTGGAAACCGTCGCAAGTTTCTGAAATCTTTTTCAATATCATTATGCCGAGACAACTCCATGAATATTCTTGATCAAATATTTGCCATCTCGCCGTATTTGTTACGATAGAGAGATAAATTATAATCAATAACCTCATTTGGCTTAGTAGCAATCCACGGAGCTTCACCGTGACTGGCATTTTTCATTTCTGATCCAGTAAATTTATCCCACTTAACGGCAATTTCTTCAAGCATTAACAATTCTTCTTTTTCAAAAACATTTACATCAAAATCAGCCACTAAAACTTCGATGTGCTGTTGATCATTATATCCATTTCCAATTTTTCGTTTAGTGATTTTTATCTCTTGCCCATCCATCTCTTTAAGAATTTTTTCTGCCATACGAGGTACAGGTCCGTTTTCAAAACGAAGATATTCATCACCAGTAACTGAACGGCCATATTTTTCAAAGAAATCAAAGTCTAGATAATATAAAAGCTTCATCATTTTGAGCTTACCCAAAGTGCCATTCTGAATCCTTTTTGCAAAGAAAATAATGGCGTTTCTATACTTTTTTTGATTGATTTTAGTTACATTTTTAACCATACATATATAATACGCCTTTCTCTTAAATTCTACAACTTAGGGCAAACAATGACTTCTTCTACGCTACTACTCCAAAACGGCGGAGCTAACGCCATAAAAGATTTTAAAGGAAGTACCACGCAGTATAACTGGCTAAATGCCTACGAACCCACAGCAAAAATTGGGTATTCTATATTTATGTATAAAATAGATTAACCACACACCTAGCAAGGATGGTCATTGCTAGGTGAGGAATGGCTTTTACTAATTTAAACTATTTTCTGTAACTTTTTATTAAACTCAAACACTCTCCATAAGCTTCTGCCTTTCCACCAATAAACTCATTTAGTCCATATTCTTCTATTTTGTTGCTCTCTGGTAATTTTTCCCTGTAATCCTTTCTATAACTTTTTACTAATTCTGCAACGTGTAGCTCTAAAGATTTATTGGTTATTTTTTCAATAAAACCCCTTGCTATTATTAATTCAATCGTCTCCTCATATAAATCTTGCAAGTTTTCCCAGAGTTGAAATGTTTGGTATTTGTCATCTTCTTGAAGATTCTCCCACTCATCCGGTTCAATTTCCACAAAATTATCATCCTCTTCAGCATATTCATGGTTCATTACGAGGAATGGAAAATAAAAATCGGGATGCTGGTGCAAATATTTTAATATTTGAATTGCAAGTTCTCTACTTATGTCCATACTCGATCTTTGATCAAGTATTAGGTAAAGTCAACTATCTAACTCTGTATACACCTCTACCCATAAATTCAAGATAATTTTTGTCACGTAAAACCTGTAATTGTTGACGAATTTTATCCTTATGGTTTGGGCTACTTTCTGCCACAAGAACTGTAAGTGCGGTAAGCGCGGAAGGAGTTATCTTTTTAGTATCTAGAATATTCGCTTGTCTTAAAAACCAAGCAAACGCAAAAGCACCCGATCGTTTATTGCCATCGATAAATGGGTGATCTTTAACTATAAAATATAACAAATGTGCCGCTTTTTCTTCTGCGCTTTCATATAATTCCTTACCGCCAAAAGTCTGCATTACATTACCAACAATTCCTGCCACAGAACCCTTGCTTCTTTCCGTACCAAAAATATTAGTGGCTTCTTTTTTATGAATAAGCTCTGCTTTTAGTTTATTTAAACTATCGGTAATTTTCTCTGCAGTTAACTCAACTTTCTTTTTTGTTAATTTTCCTTTTGGTAAAATGCCTTTGTCGTAAGCATCAAGCGATAACCAAGTATCCGCAAAAAGCGATATAAGTTCAATGGCGTCTCCCGCGTTCACACTAGACCCTACAGGTAAAATCTTTTTAATGTTTTCTACAATGCTTAAAAACTGTTCGTAATTTTTAGCAATTCGGTTTTTGTTTATAGCAAAACCATCTACAACATAGCTTTTTAGTGTTTTAGTTGCCCACTGGCGAAAAATAGTTGCTTTTTTGCTATTAACCCGATAACCAACCGATAAAATCATATCAAGATTATAGAATTGCACTTGATATATTTTTCCATCGTCGGCAGTATGTGCAAATTTTGCACATACTGAAGTAGCATCTAATTCTTTATCTTTTAGGATATTTCTAATATGCTTTGTCACAACCGAACGTTCAGCCTGAAAAACCTCGGATATTTGAGCCTGCGTAGCCCAGATAGTTTCGTGCGTAAAATCACCCCGAAACTCAATAGCTCCGCTTTTTGCTTGATAAATCACTAATTCCTTATTTTTCTTTATATTCTTCATTTAAACTTATAGTAAACCTTATTCTGAATGCGTAGATCTAAATAATCCAACAAAGCGGTTGGGCCGGTTTTTTTAATTTCGCCTAACGATTGTTTTAAAGTTTCTAAGGTTTTATATATATTCTCGCTTAAATTTAAACGCAAGACCCAGCCTTCGCTGGTTGTAAAATCAAAATCGGAATAATTGGAATCTTCGGTTTTAGTGTCTAATAATTTAATTTCAAACTTTGTTGCTAATTCCTCTTTTAAAAAATTTATTTTACCTAAAGTATTTGGGTCCAAAAGTTTATCGCCAACTTTAAGCTCTTTATTTGTTTTATCTTCTACAACCGGAACCATATTGCCACTAACCTTAGCCCCTTCGTTAAAAGAAACGCCTTCCTTGTTTAACCAAAAACACTTTCCTGTTTGGCATAAAACTGCCGACAAGGTTTTATCTATAGAATTTTCTTCTTTTACTTCTTGGCTAACAGTATGCTTTTTAAAATAGAAAAATATTCCAGTAATTAAGGCTAGGGTTAAAAACAAAAGTGGCCCCGCATAGCTAGGGACTTTTACTTTTGAAAAAACATTTTCTTTTTGCGCAAGACGGAATTTTTCAGCCATTTGAAAAAACTCTAAATACTAAAAACTAAATTCTAAACAAACCCCAATTCTCAAAACCCAAAACTGTTTAGAACTTAGAATTTATAATTTGTTTAGAGTTTAGATATTAGGATTTGGGATTTATGGATTTAAAGGTAAGGTATCTTTGCAGATTCTTTGGAATAGTTACCGAACCATCCTCTTTTTGATTGTTTTCTAATATGGCAATTATAGCGCGTGAAGTAGCCACAGCTGTGCCGTTTAATGTATGAACAAAGTCTGTATCGCCATTTGGTAAACGATATTTAATATTTAAGTTTCTAGCTTGGTAATCTGTGGTGTTAGAAGTAGATGTAACTTCGCCCCATTCGCCTTGTGGTGAGCCTGCTGTCGAACCACCTCTACCCGGCATCCAAGCTTCTAAATCGTATTTGGCAGCAGCTTGCGCGCCTAAATCGCCAGTGCACATTTCTAAAACACGGTAAGGAATATTTAAACCTTGGAAAATTCTTTCTTCCAAACACAAAATTTCTGCGTGCATATTTTTAGATTCTTCGGGCGTGGTAAAGGCAAACATTTCCACCTTGGTAAATTGGTGTACTCTATATAACCCCTTGGAATATTTGCCATATGCGCCAGCTTCTCGGCGGAAACAATGCGATAATCCAGCATATTTTTTAGGTAACACTTTTGAATCTAAAATTTCATCG
This genomic stretch from bacterium harbors:
- a CDS encoding glycosyltransferase family 39 protein; translation: MKNLKYNILAGLIITSALILAVFSVKNDSVTTDESPHVSAGYSYLTQKDMRLNPEHPPLMKDLAAIPLLFKKINFDAGHYSWQNDINGQWTFGTHFLYESGNNPDKIIFNARLAVMLIFVLLGIVVYIWAKERYGGKTGLFALFLTVFSPNIMAHGRYVTTDVAASFAFVLGTYFFVKFINNQTKKNLLFAGLAFGVAQLLKFSLIILVPLFIFTGLVYWIVSKKISFSRLILSLVAIFTIGYLLVWPVYQFHVWKYPVERQKADTTFTLRSYPVKPLANAVIWMTDKPLLRPYAQYSLGLLMVFQRTGGGNTTYYMGDVASVAWKSYFPIIYLLKEPIPILALIALAVISVLPRNKWRWSSIKFWISNNFTEFVWLTFIVIYWGLSIKGNLNIGVRHVLPTFPFIYMLTAGQISSWVKTGLKPIKVLVVCIFAIWLGMETLSTYPYYLSYYNEFASGPDNGYKYAVDSNLDWGQDLKRLTNFVNENNIEKIKLDYFGGGNPEYYLGNKYERLDANDTSQRHGWLAVSATLLQNGRATATKGFQGDTTFYKWLNDYEPVTKIGYSIFVFKID
- a CDS encoding Panacea domain-containing protein is translated as MVKNVTKINQKKYRNAIIFFAKRIQNGTLGKLKMMKLLYYLDFDFFEKYGRSVTGDEYLRFENGPVPRMAEKILKEMDGQEIKITKRKIGNGYNDQQHIEVLVADFDVNVFEKEELLMLEEIAVKWDKFTGSEMKNASHGEAPWIATKPNEVIDYNLSLYRNKYGEMANI
- the rhuM gene encoding RhuM family protein, translated to MKNIKKNKELVIYQAKSGAIEFRGDFTHETIWATQAQISEVFQAERSVVTKHIRNILKDKELDATSVCAKFAHTADDGKIYQVQFYNLDMILSVGYRVNSKKATIFRQWATKTLKSYVVDGFAINKNRIAKNYEQFLSIVENIKKILPVGSSVNAGDAIELISLFADTWLSLDAYDKGILPKGKLTKKKVELTAEKITDSLNKLKAELIHKKEATNIFGTERSKGSVAGIVGNVMQTFGGKELYESAEEKAAHLLYFIVKDHPFIDGNKRSGAFAFAWFLRQANILDTKKITPSALTALTVLVAESSPNHKDKIRQQLQVLRDKNYLEFMGRGVYRVR